GCGCCCCCTCGTGCTCCCGCCCGTCGCGCCGGGGCTCGACCCCTCCACCGGTGTCCAGTCCAAGGACGTCGACCTCGGCGCCTACTCCGCCCGCCTCTACCTGCCCCCCACCGCCGCGACCACCACCGCGAAGCTCCCCGTCATCGTCTACGTCCACGGCGGCGGCTTCGTGGCCGAGTCCGCAAAGTCCCCCAACTACCACCGCTTCCTCAACGACCTCGCCTCCGCCTGCCCGGCCCTCGGCGTCTCCCTCGACTACCGCCTCGCGCCGGAGCACCCGCTCCCGGCGGCGTACGACGACTGCCTCGACGCGCTCCGCTGGGTGCTC
The window above is part of the Triticum urartu cultivar G1812 unplaced genomic scaffold, Tu2.1 TuUngrouped_contig_6196, whole genome shotgun sequence genome. Proteins encoded here:
- the LOC125530277 gene encoding tuliposide A-converting enzyme 2, chloroplastic-like, translated to MASNTAPAPAADDELLHEFGPLLRVYRSGRLERPLVLPPVAPGLDPSTGVQSKDVDLGAYSARLYLPPTAATTTAKLPVIVYVHGGGFVAESAKSPNYHRFLNDLASACPALGVSLDYRLAPEHPLPAAYDDCLDALRWVLSAADPWVAAH